The genomic region GCGGTCAAGATGACGACCTCCTCGATGGCGGCGAGGGAAACGACACCCTCAGTGGGGATTTCGGACAAGATTTGTTAGTTGGCGGTCCGGGAGACGATCTTTATATTCTCAGAACCGAAACCTCGGGCAGCAGCCTCAGTAGTGTCGATATTCTCGTCGATTACAATCTCGATGGTATCGATGAAATTGGCTTGACAGGCGGCATTCAAGAAAACGACCTCGAATTCGAGCAAATCGAGTTAGACAGCACCGATCCACAGGTGGGCAGCAGTTCGGGGGTTCTCATCCGCGTCGAAGATACGGGGGAATTATTGGGCTTCGTTCCCGGGGCGACGGAAACGGATTTAGATTTTGTCGAAATTCCCGATAGTTTTATCAACCCCCCTGCCCCTGCACCGCCGCCACCGCCGCCGGGTTCGCCTCCCGCGCCGCCTCCGCCACCACCGCCGCCGGGTTCGCCTCCCGCGCCGCCTCCGCCACCACCGCCGCCGGGTTCGCCTCCCGCGCCGCCTCCGCCGCCGCCAGAAGAACCGGGATTTGACGATCCAAACTTTTTCGATTTGAGTAACGATCCGGAGAATGGGGATAATGTCACTCTCGGCGAGGGAGAGTTAGACGCGACGCCGGGAGGTTTGCGGGCTCTCAACGGAGACGATACCGTGGTCGGATCGGCGTCGAGCGAAAATATGAATGGCAATGTCGGTTCGGATGTTTTATTCGGCGGCGACGGAAACGATACCTTGCGCGGCGGTAGCGATAACGATCGCCTCTTCGGTCAACGCGACGACGATTTTATCCACGGTCACAAAGGCGACGATCGCCTGGTCGGCGGTTTGGGTAACGATTTCTTGCGCGGCGGTCAAGGCGGCGATTTGCTCGAAGGATCGGAAGGAAATGACACCTTATTGGGCGATCGCGGTCAAGACCTACTCGCAGGCGGTCCGGCGAACGATATCTTTGTTTTACAAACTGAATTTGCCGCAAGT from Oxynema aestuarii AP17 harbors:
- a CDS encoding calcium-binding protein, coding for MPEGILEDDLNCPCPERAQDDTVDSGSSGGVPPGGFSEDDFLDLTDDATDPDDESLAPGELNDRPGGVRALAGDDTVTGSRSDEVINGNTGNDLLLGGSGNDTLRGGRDNDLIDGEDGDDDLNGNVGDDLVFGSNGDDIIRGGQDDDLLDGGEGNDTLSGDFGQDLLVGGPGDDLYILRTETSGSSLSSVDILVDYNLDGIDEIGLTGGIQENDLEFEQIELDSTDPQVGSSSGVLIRVEDTGELLGFVPGATETDLDFVEIPDSFINPPAPAPPPPPPGSPPAPPPPPPPPGSPPAPPPPPPPPGSPPAPPPPPPEEPGFDDPNFFDLSNDPENGDNVTLGEGELDATPGGLRALNGDDTVVGSASSENMNGNVGSDVLFGGDGNDTLRGGSDNDRLFGQRDDDFIHGHKGDDRLVGGLGNDFLRGGQGGDLLEGSEGNDTLLGDRGQDLLAGGPANDIFVLQTEFAASSLEEADIILDFNRAGNDAIGLTPGVVRTELVLEPITVNLSGFNVDDRFGGEGESDILAGLLPQSVEGESQEVNATVIRIGTSGPYLGLVVGSEPSLIGFVEVGPDVLIRG